The Alphaproteobacteria bacterium genome contains a region encoding:
- a CDS encoding type II and III secretion system protein family protein, with translation MILRVHTMLKKAIACSLLIAGISAQSAAPALAANDEIVVPIHRSELITLNSDIREVIVANPEVADVFVHGTNKVSVIGKTIGATNLRVLNKQNNVIRSVNIRVSYDLPGIRQTLHQLFPYEDIAVQPVNNNLALTGMVSSAAVASKAVRIVNEFLMPLDEERPRGAGFNLANNMGTTNGDTGVINMLKITSGQQVLLRVRVGEMQRTALKQLGINWRAVNADSLTSATGLLIGAAAGVFPVRDESFGALAGTVNTGGTSITAMIDALERNNLFKLLAEPNLVAMSGEEAEFLAGGEFPIPVQAQDEQVTIEFKEFGVAVKFLPKVLSESRIRVSVAPEISELSDIGSININGFQIPSLSTRRAKTTVELAPGESFMIAGLLRDQSETTIEQLPGIGEIPVLGALFRSTDFRRDETELVIAVTPYLVDPLTGDEVRLPTDGFRQSSMMEQFFYGALAAMDEKSLRTSQTPSLEGPIGFMVD, from the coding sequence CAGGGATTAGCGCACAATCTGCCGCGCCCGCTCTGGCTGCCAATGATGAAATTGTCGTACCGATTCACCGTTCCGAATTGATTACGCTCAATTCAGATATTCGTGAAGTCATTGTCGCAAACCCGGAAGTTGCCGATGTATTTGTGCATGGCACCAACAAAGTTTCGGTGATTGGCAAAACCATAGGCGCTACGAATTTACGCGTTTTAAATAAACAAAACAACGTCATTCGCAGTGTAAATATTCGCGTAAGCTACGATTTGCCCGGCATTCGCCAAACATTGCATCAACTTTTCCCTTATGAAGACATTGCTGTTCAGCCGGTAAATAACAATTTGGCGCTTACCGGAATGGTGAGCAGCGCAGCCGTTGCTTCCAAAGCGGTGCGCATTGTGAATGAATTTTTAATGCCACTGGACGAGGAGCGCCCTCGCGGTGCAGGCTTTAACCTTGCCAACAACATGGGCACTACTAACGGTGATACCGGCGTTATCAATATGCTAAAAATCACCAGTGGCCAGCAAGTTCTGCTTCGTGTTCGCGTAGGTGAAATGCAACGTACCGCACTTAAGCAGCTGGGTATCAACTGGCGTGCAGTCAATGCCGACAGCCTTACTTCTGCTACAGGCCTCCTGATTGGCGCTGCCGCTGGAGTATTTCCTGTGCGTGATGAAAGCTTCGGTGCGTTGGCAGGTACGGTAAATACCGGTGGAACTAGCATTACCGCAATGATTGACGCATTAGAGCGTAACAATTTGTTCAAACTACTTGCCGAGCCAAATCTGGTAGCCATGTCTGGTGAAGAAGCAGAGTTCTTGGCTGGTGGTGAGTTCCCTATTCCCGTTCAGGCACAGGATGAGCAGGTCACGATTGAATTTAAAGAATTTGGTGTGGCTGTAAAATTCTTACCAAAAGTGCTCTCAGAATCTCGCATTCGCGTATCCGTAGCTCCAGAAATTTCTGAGCTAAGCGATATTGGCTCCATCAATATCAACGGCTTTCAAATTCCTAGCCTTAGCACCCGTCGCGCTAAAACCACGGTAGAATTAGCGCCGGGCGAGAGCTTTATGATTGCCGGCTTGCTACGCGACCAAAGCGAAACCACAATCGAGCAACTGCCCGGTATAGGCGAAATTCCTGTGCTTGGCGCGCTTTTCCGCAGCACAGATTTTCGTCGTGACGAAACAGAGCTAGTAATTGCGGTTACTCCTTATTTAGTAGACCCGCTTACCGGGGATGAAGTGCGCTTGCCTACCGACGGTTTCCGTCAGTCCAGCATGATGGAGCAGTTCTTCTACGGTGCATTGGCTGCTATGGATGAAAAATCACTCCGCACCTCACAAACGCCGTCTCTCGAAGGCCCAATTGGATTTATGGTGGATTAA